Within Paenibacillus albicereus, the genomic segment GCCGTATACCGAGTACAGCAAGCAGAACCTGCTGCGCGAGGGATTTCCGGCCAACCGCATCATCCGCACCGGCAATCCGATCGGCGAGGTGATGGCGCATTACAAGGACCGCATCGACGCGAGCGGCGTGCTGCAGCGGCTCGGCCTGCAGGAGCGGGACTACGTGCTCGTCACGACGCACCGCGCCGAGAACGTCGACGTGCCGGCCCATCTGGACGGCATCCTCGGCGGCTTGAACCGCATCGCGGAGCGGCACGGCAAGCGGATCATCTGCAGCATCCACCCGCGCACCCGCTCGCGCATCGACGCCGGCGGCACGGCGGTGCGGCCGCATCCGCTGGTCGAGTTCCATGAGCCGTTCGGCTTCTTCGACTTCGTGCGGCTGGAGCGGGACGCCTGGTGCGCGGTCAGCGACAGCGGCACGGTGCAGGAGGAGTGCTGCCTGCTCGGCGTGCCGACGGTGACGATCCGGAGCACGACCGAGCGCCCCGAGACGGTCGATTGCGGCAGCAATGTCGTGAGCGGCCTGCGGGCGGACCGGATCGCGGACGCCGTCGACGTGATGACGGCGCTCCCGGCGGGATGGAGCATCCCGGCGGGGTACGAGGCGCTGGACGTTTCGGACATCGTAGTGAAATATGTGCTTGGAGGGAAATGGAATGTTTGAACACTCTCGCATCCTCGTCACCGGTGGAACCGGCTCCTGGGGGTATGAGCTGATCCGGCAGCTGCTGCCGCAAAATCCGAAGGAAATCATCGTCTTCTCCCGCAGCGAATCGGCGCAGGTGACGATGAGCCGCACGTTCGAGGATGCGCGGCTGACGTTCCGCATCGGCGACATCCGCGACCTGGAGGCGCTGACGAAGGCGACGCAGGGCGTCGACTACGTGTTCCACCTCGCCGCGCTCAAGCATGTGCCGGTGTGCGAGGAGCATCCGTACGAGGCGCTCAAGACGAACGTGCTCGGCACGCAGAACGTCATCGAAGCCGCCAACCTGAACAAGGTGAAGCGCGTCATCTATATCTCCACCGACAAGGCGGCCAATCCGTCGAACTTCTACGGCATGACCAAGGCGATCGGCGAGAAGCTGATCGTGTACGCGAACCTCGTCAGCACGGACACGAAGTTCGTCTGCGTGCGCGGCGGCAACGTGCTCGGCACGAACGGCAGCGTCATCCATCTGTTCACGAACCAGATCAAGACGAAAGGCCAGGTGCGCCTGACGGACCGCGGCATGACGCGCTTCTTCCTGACGCTGCATGACGCGATCAGCCTGCTGTTCAAGGCGTCGGAGGAAAGCCTCGGCGGCGAAATCTTCGTCATGACGATGCCGACCTGCCGCATCGAGGATCTGGCCGAGGTGCTCATGGAGGACATCGGCGTGCAGGCCGAGGTCGTCGAGACGGGCATCCGCCCCGGCGAGAAGCTGCATGAGATCCTGCTGACCGAGTTCGAGAGCAAGAGCACGGTCATCTACGACAAGGAATACCTGGTCATCCTGCCGCCGCTCGACATCCCGGGGCTCAAGGAGCAGTACAGCACGTATGACGCGGTCGACTTCGACAGCTTCTGCTCGAGCGAGAACCTGATGGACAAAGAGCAGATCCGCGACATGCTGAGGAGGGGCGGGTTCCTGCAATGAGGCTGCTCGTCCTCGGAGGCGGCGGCATGGCCGGCTCCATGATGGTCGATTACTTCCGCGGCCGGGACGGGTTCGAGCTCAGCTGGACGACGCGCGGCGGCGGGGACGGGTCCCTGCCGCTCGACGCCTCCGACCTGGAGGCGGTGCGGCGGACGGTGGCGGCGGTCCGTCCCGAGCTGATCGTCAACTGCATCGGCAAGCTCAACGCCGACGCCGAGGCGCATCCGCTGGAGGCGTACACGGTCAACGGCCTGCTGCCGCACTGGCTGGCGTTCGCCGCCGGCGAGATCGGCGCGCGGCTCATCCACGTCAGCTCCGACTGCGTCTTCCTCGGCGACCGCGGCGGCTATACGGAGCTCGACCAGCCGGACGGCACGACCGTCTACGCCCGCTCCAAGGCGCTCGGCGAGGTGCGCGATCCTCGGCATCTGACGATCCGCACGTCGATCATCGGTCCCGACGCCAGCCCCAAGGGCATCGGCCTGCTGCGCTGGTTCCTTGCCCAGACGGGAGAGGTGTCCGGCTACAGCCGCGTCTACTGGAACGGCGTCACGACGCTGGAGCTGGCCAAGGCGGTCGAGCATGCGGCCGCGCGTCCGGAGATCGGCGGGCTCGTGCATCTGCTGGCGGCGGCTCCGGCGAGCAAGCGGGAAATGCTGGAATGGTTCAAGGAGGCGTACGGCCGCGGCGACGTCACGGTCGTACCGGCGGCGGAGCCGGAGATCGACCGCACGCTGAGCGCGGTGCGGACCGATTGGGACTACCTGGCGCCGAGCATTCCGGACATGGTCCGCGAGCTGGCGGCATGGGAGCGCCGCCGGGGCTGAGCGGCCGGGCCGCCGCCCGGTCTTGGCGGCGGGCAGCGGCAGACAAGCGAGGCGCAAGGCGGCGGGCAGCGGCAGGCAGGCGAGGCGCAAGGCGGCGGGCAGCGGCAGGCAAGCCGGGCGCAAGGCGGCCCCTGCCGCTGGCCCCCCGCCGCTTGGCTGGACCGGCGGAGGGTTGGACCGGCTTCGGCGTATGGCCGCAGCCGGTTTTTGCCTTGATGCTTTTTTGGAGAGGGGAAGCATGTTTTCGCCGTTTCCTGCATGGTTATGTAAACGTCGGTTGATTCGCGGTTCTGGAGCAGGCTGTCGCTGAGGGAAATGCCCAGGCCGGTAGGGAGGAAGCCAGGATGGATGAGAACGGAGCAGTCGAGCGGGATGGAGCGGACCGGCTCGGATGCGATTTTGAAAGGAGCGAGAAAGGCGAGCCGTTCGGCGAAGAGGTGGAGTCTGGCCGAAAGCGGCTGCTCGTCACCGGCGCGGGCGGGTTTTGCGGCTCCCATGCCGTGCGGCATTTCGCGCAGGCGGGCTGGGAGGTCATCGCCGGCACGCGTCCGGGATCGCCGCCGTTCTGGGCCGATCCGGCGCGGCGTCCGGAGTGGTTCGCTCCCTCCGGCGGCGAACCGGAGTGGCTGTCCGTCGTGGCGGTCGAAGCGCTCGACCTGTCGGAGCAGGGGACGGCCAGCCTGGCCGGGCTGCTGCGGCGGACGCGTCCGGACGCCGTCCTGCATCTCGCCGGGCTCAACGCCGCGGGGCCTTCGTGGACCGATCCCTTCGCATATATGGACACGAACCTGATGGGCACCGTCCGGCTGCTCGAAGCGATCCGCGCCAGCGGCCATCCCTGCCGGATCGTCGTGGCCGGCTCGATGCTGAGCGGGCCGGCGGACGGCCCGCTGCCCGCGAAGCCGCTCCACCCGTACGCGCTGAGCAAAGGCATGCAGGCTCAAGCGGCTCTCGCCTGGCACGCGCTCTACGGACTCGACGCGCTCGTCGCCGTTCCGTCGAACCTCGTCGGTCCCGGCCCTTCCGCCGGGCTGAGCCGGCTGCTCGCCCGCTACGCCGCCGCTTGCGAGCACGCTGCGGCCTCGCAGAAGTGCGGATCGGCGACAGCCGACTCGTCCGCCGACTCGTCCGCAAGTGCTCCGAACGTGGAAGCCGAGTCGTCCACGCCGCCGCTCTTCCGCCTTTCCTCGGCTGCCGAAACGCGTGATTTTCTCGACGTGCGCGACGCCATGCGCGGGTACGAGACGCTGCTGGAGCGGGGAGCCGCCGGAAGCAGCTATGCCATGGCGAGCGGCGTCATGACGCCGCTCGGGCAGCTCGCCGAGCTGTACCGCGAGCTGGCCCATGTGCCGCTGCCGATGGACATCGGCGGCAGCCTCGCCGCTTCGCCGGACCCGGCCGACGCCTCCGCGCTGCGCGCGCTCGG encodes:
- the wecB gene encoding non-hydrolyzing UDP-N-acetylglucosamine 2-epimerase, whose translation is MRVMTVLGTRPEIIRLSLIIGKLDRLADRHILVHTGQNYTDSLNDVFFREMGVRRPDHVMKGGSSTLGGQLAGMFGEMERLLREERPDVVLLLGDTNSALCAILAERMGIPVVHMEAGNRCYDLTVPEEKNRRIIDAVSTINMPYTEYSKQNLLREGFPANRIIRTGNPIGEVMAHYKDRIDASGVLQRLGLQERDYVLVTTHRAENVDVPAHLDGILGGLNRIAERHGKRIICSIHPRTRSRIDAGGTAVRPHPLVEFHEPFGFFDFVRLERDAWCAVSDSGTVQEECCLLGVPTVTIRSTTERPETVDCGSNVVSGLRADRIADAVDVMTALPAGWSIPAGYEALDVSDIVVKYVLGGKWNV
- a CDS encoding polysaccharide biosynthesis protein, coding for MFEHSRILVTGGTGSWGYELIRQLLPQNPKEIIVFSRSESAQVTMSRTFEDARLTFRIGDIRDLEALTKATQGVDYVFHLAALKHVPVCEEHPYEALKTNVLGTQNVIEAANLNKVKRVIYISTDKAANPSNFYGMTKAIGEKLIVYANLVSTDTKFVCVRGGNVLGTNGSVIHLFTNQIKTKGQVRLTDRGMTRFFLTLHDAISLLFKASEESLGGEIFVMTMPTCRIEDLAEVLMEDIGVQAEVVETGIRPGEKLHEILLTEFESKSTVIYDKEYLVILPPLDIPGLKEQYSTYDAVDFDSFCSSENLMDKEQIRDMLRRGGFLQ
- a CDS encoding dTDP-4-dehydrorhamnose reductase family protein, whose protein sequence is MRLLVLGGGGMAGSMMVDYFRGRDGFELSWTTRGGGDGSLPLDASDLEAVRRTVAAVRPELIVNCIGKLNADAEAHPLEAYTVNGLLPHWLAFAAGEIGARLIHVSSDCVFLGDRGGYTELDQPDGTTVYARSKALGEVRDPRHLTIRTSIIGPDASPKGIGLLRWFLAQTGEVSGYSRVYWNGVTTLELAKAVEHAAARPEIGGLVHLLAAAPASKREMLEWFKEAYGRGDVTVVPAAEPEIDRTLSAVRTDWDYLAPSIPDMVRELAAWERRRG
- a CDS encoding NAD-dependent epimerase/dehydratase family protein: MDENGAVERDGADRLGCDFERSEKGEPFGEEVESGRKRLLVTGAGGFCGSHAVRHFAQAGWEVIAGTRPGSPPFWADPARRPEWFAPSGGEPEWLSVVAVEALDLSEQGTASLAGLLRRTRPDAVLHLAGLNAAGPSWTDPFAYMDTNLMGTVRLLEAIRASGHPCRIVVAGSMLSGPADGPLPAKPLHPYALSKGMQAQAALAWHALYGLDALVAVPSNLVGPGPSAGLSRLLARYAAACEHAAASQKCGSATADSSADSSASAPNVEAESSTPPLFRLSSAAETRDFLDVRDAMRGYETLLERGAAGSSYAMASGVMTPLGQLAELYRELAHVPLPMDIGGSLAASPDPADASALRALGWSPRIPLRESARDTLEDSRAAGRS